ATCGACTCGTAGTTGGGCACCAGCGCGGTGTTCACCGGTGCCACGTCGCCGGCGTAGATGAGCCGCAGCGTGGCGTCGCCGGACGCCGAGACCCCGTCGTACCGGCCGCTGCGCATCAACTCGACCATTTCGTCGGAGGTGTCGCCGAGCGTGACGTTGACCTGGCAGCCGGTCTGCTGCTCGAACGGCGTGACCCAGTCCGCGGTGGCGTCGTTGGTGCCGTCCTCGACGTAGCCGGCCCACGCCACCAACTCGAGGCGGCCTTCGCCGGGGCCGACGGCGTCCAGCGGCGCGATCGGGGGTGGGCTCTGACCGTCGCCGCTCTGTCCCGCCCCGGTCGAGCACGCCGTCGCCGTCGATCCCAGCAGCGCCGCGCACCCGAGGACAGCGAGGGCACGGGCGCCGCGCGAAGGCATGGTCCGATCGTAAAGACAGCCGGTCGCGCCCACGGGCCGCCGCGGGTCAGTTCGCTCGGCAATCTCGGACGGTCCGGGAAATTTGATGCAGCTGTGACCAGTGGCGTCAGCGTGAATACTGTGGCCTCTGTCGTATTCTGTGGCTCGTGTCAATTTCACGGCGCGCGGTGCTCAAGGGTGTCGTCGCGGCACCCGCCGCGCTGGCCGTCGGCACCGGCCTGCAGGCACTGGCCGCCGCGACCGCGCCCGCGACCGGGTCGGCAGCGCCGCTGGGCATCCTGCTGGACTACGCGGCCGGCGTCATCAAGGCCAGCGACATCCGGGCTGCGGGCGCGCTGGGCGCGATCCGGTACGTCTCCGACCGTCGGCCCGGCGGCGCCTGGATGCTGGGCAAGCCGATTCAGCTGCCCGAGGCGCGCGATCTGTACCAGAACGGGCTCAAGATCGTGTCCTGCTACCAGTACGGCAAGCAGGACACCGCCGACTGGCTGGGCGGTCAGAACGCCGGCGTCGCGCATGCCAAACGCGGCTGGCAGCTACACGTCGCCGCGGGCGGCTCCTACGGCGCCCCGATCTACGCCTCCATCGACGACGACCCCACCTACGAGCAGTACAAGCAGCAGGTCGCGCCGTATCTGAAGGGCTGGGAGGCGGTGCTGGGCAAGCAGCGTGTCGGCGTATACGCGAACTCAAAGACGATCGAGTGGGCGGTGCAGGACGGCATCGGCACGTACTTCTGGCAGCACAACTGGGGTTCACCCGGCAAGGTCGCCCACGCGGCCGCGCACCTGCATCAGGTCGAGATCGACAAGCGCTCCGTCGGCGGCGTCGGGGTGGACATCAACCACATCCTCAAACCCGGCTTCGGGCAGTGGGACTAAACCTTACCGATCAGTAAGTCAGCACAGCAAACTTTTGGCGGTGGCCGGTGCCCGCGAGAAGACAACGACGGGCCAGTTGTCTCGTCGTGGCGGCGCAACTCCGCTGGTGAGACCCGTGCAGAAATTTTACATAACGATTCGATAACAATACTGCCTTGATCAGGGCACTTCTGCCTACTCGACCGTAACCACCTGCATGCAGGACGTTTGTCCCGAATGCGTTCTGCGGCGGTTGAACCGCGTGTTACGCAACGGATGGTTACCCGAGCGTAGAACTCGTCAGTAACCATTTCGGTGGCCAAAAAGGGGTCTCCTCTTATGACACTCTTAGTACGGCTGGAGTGCACGGAAGGCGGTGCACGCGAGTGTTGCGGACCGCCCGAGCCGGACCAGTCGGGATTCGACGCCGAATCGCAGGCGCCGGCAGGGACGCCGGTCGCCGTGGAGCTTCCAACACAGCCGACGACCACAGCCGACGAACGACGAGCAGGACGCGGGACGAGGAGATACAGGACGTGACGATCAACGAGCAGCACCGGGTGTCCACCGACCGCAGCACGGATACCGCGATCGCCGGTACCTCCGCCCTCGTCGACCGGCTCAACGCCGGTGAGCCGTATGCCGTGGCGTTCGGCGGCCAGGGCGGCTCGTGGTTGGAGAACCTCGAGGAACTGGTCAGCTCGGCAGGCATCGAGTCCGAGCTGAGCGAGGTGGTCGGTGAGGCGGCGCTGCTGCTCGAACCCGTCGCGCGTGAGCTCGTCGTCGTCCGGCCCATCGGGTTCGAACCGCTGCAGTGGGTGCGCGCGCTGGCCGCCGACGAACCGCTGCCCGCGACCAAGCAACTGATCACCGCGGCGATCTCCGGACCCGGCATCCTGCTGGCCCAGATGGCCGCCATCCGCGCCGTGGCCCGCCAGGGACTCGATCTCTACGACACGCCGCCGGTCG
The window above is part of the Mycolicibacterium rutilum genome. Proteins encoded here:
- a CDS encoding DUF1906 domain-containing protein, yielding MSISRRAVLKGVVAAPAALAVGTGLQALAAATAPATGSAAPLGILLDYAAGVIKASDIRAAGALGAIRYVSDRRPGGAWMLGKPIQLPEARDLYQNGLKIVSCYQYGKQDTADWLGGQNAGVAHAKRGWQLHVAAGGSYGAPIYASIDDDPTYEQYKQQVAPYLKGWEAVLGKQRVGVYANSKTIEWAVQDGIGTYFWQHNWGSPGKVAHAAAHLHQVEIDKRSVGGVGVDINHILKPGFGQWD